A window of Metabacillus sp. B2-18 contains these coding sequences:
- a CDS encoding NCS2 family permease yields the protein MLQKLNQHFQLAENKTTFKTEVMAGFTSFFTCAYIILANPLILKDAGIPLGASVIATIVASVIGCLLMALWVNAPIIMIPGMGVNAFFSYTMVQSLGLSVQQGMLVIVLSGLFFFIVSMSSYGHKILESVPTSLKHGITVGIGLFLTFIGLQKGGIIQSSETTMLALGQLNSPVTVSTIVGIIITLILFVRNIKGSLLIGIVVTSVMTIALADGNHSSIVDFQTSNNNLFQLSELNLLQIPFWIAVFSMTMIVLFENMGLLSGMLPDMKKFPRAYKAVAISTIASGVVGTSPTIASAESAAGISEGGRTGIPAFVAAILFGLSIFAMPLIQLIPGNAVAPVLILIGALMMSSVKDIPFHDLSEGFPAFLIIICIPMTSSIADGLAFGFIVYPIVKIAIGKWKQVSPLIYVISTLFLLNVVASALLLH from the coding sequence ATGCTTCAAAAATTAAATCAACATTTTCAGCTTGCAGAAAATAAGACCACTTTTAAAACAGAGGTTATGGCTGGTTTTACTTCGTTTTTCACCTGCGCTTATATCATATTGGCGAATCCTTTAATTTTAAAAGATGCCGGAATTCCTTTAGGCGCTTCTGTCATTGCAACGATTGTTGCCTCCGTTATAGGATGCCTACTAATGGCCTTATGGGTGAATGCCCCAATTATTATGATTCCGGGCATGGGAGTTAACGCTTTTTTTAGCTATACAATGGTTCAATCTTTAGGGCTTTCCGTTCAACAAGGGATGTTAGTGATCGTCTTGTCAGGATTATTTTTCTTTATTGTTAGCATGTCTTCGTATGGACATAAAATACTAGAATCGGTTCCGACTTCATTAAAGCATGGAATTACCGTTGGAATAGGACTATTTCTTACTTTTATAGGCTTACAAAAGGGTGGAATCATTCAATCTAGTGAAACAACAATGCTGGCACTTGGTCAGTTGAATAGTCCAGTGACAGTCTCGACAATTGTAGGAATTATCATAACATTAATACTATTTGTCCGGAATATCAAAGGTAGTTTGTTAATCGGTATTGTTGTGACGAGTGTGATGACAATTGCACTTGCTGATGGAAATCATAGTAGTATCGTGGACTTCCAAACATCGAATAACAATTTATTTCAATTAAGTGAACTGAATTTACTGCAAATTCCATTTTGGATCGCTGTTTTTTCAATGACAATGATTGTTTTATTTGAAAATATGGGGTTACTTAGCGGAATGCTGCCTGATATGAAAAAATTCCCCCGAGCGTACAAAGCTGTTGCGATTTCAACGATTGCTTCAGGGGTAGTTGGGACAAGTCCAACAATCGCTTCTGCTGAGAGTGCGGCAGGAATTTCTGAAGGTGGAAGAACGGGGATACCTGCTTTTGTGGCGGCTATTTTATTTGGTTTATCGATCTTTGCCATGCCTTTAATTCAGCTTATCCCTGGCAATGCCGTAGCACCTGTGTTGATTTTAATAGGGGCACTTATGATGTCGTCAGTGAAAGACATTCCTTTTCATGATCTTTCAGAGGGATTTCCGGCATTTTTAATCATTATCTGTATCCCTATGACATCGAGTATTGCCGATGGATTGGCGTTCGGCTTTATTGTGTATCCGATCGTGAAGATTGCTATTGGTAAATGGAAGCAAGTGTCACCGCTTATATATGTGATTTCAACTCTGTTTCTGTTGAATGTTGTTGCTTCGGCTTTACTTTTGCATTAG
- a CDS encoding purine-nucleoside phosphorylase produces the protein MKNSERIQETKDYILSKIKFCPTVGLVLGSGLGVLAEEIENATYINYDEIPHFPVSTVSGHQGRLVIGELKGKQVIAMQGRFHFYEGHSLDAVTYPIKIMKALGVTQLIVTNAAGGINPNFKPGDLMIINDHINMTSQNPLIGPNEGGVRFPDMSEAYSERLIELTKKVASKHNINVLEGVYAGMLGPSYETPAEIKLLSVLGADAVGMSTVPEVIVARHGELEVLGISCISNMAAGISEVSLTHEEVMETTENIKAQFLLLVKEIVSEL, from the coding sequence ATGAAAAATAGCGAACGAATTCAAGAAACAAAGGATTATATATTATCAAAAATTAAGTTTTGTCCAACTGTTGGACTAGTATTAGGATCTGGACTTGGGGTATTAGCAGAAGAAATTGAGAACGCAACCTATATTAACTATGATGAAATTCCACATTTTCCTGTTTCAACCGTGTCAGGTCATCAAGGTCGTTTAGTTATCGGAGAATTAAAAGGTAAACAAGTAATCGCCATGCAAGGACGTTTTCATTTTTATGAAGGTCATTCTCTTGATGCTGTTACATATCCAATTAAGATCATGAAAGCTCTTGGTGTTACGCAGCTTATTGTGACAAATGCGGCTGGAGGGATTAATCCTAATTTTAAACCAGGTGATTTAATGATTATTAACGATCATATTAACATGACATCGCAAAATCCTTTAATCGGTCCAAATGAAGGTGGCGTGAGATTTCCAGATATGTCTGAGGCATATTCAGAGAGACTAATTGAATTAACAAAAAAAGTGGCAAGTAAACATAACATAAACGTTCTAGAAGGTGTTTACGCTGGTATGCTTGGACCTAGTTACGAAACACCAGCTGAGATCAAACTTTTAAGTGTTTTAGGTGCAGATGCAGTGGGAATGTCAACTGTTCCAGAGGTAATCGTGGCTAGGCACGGTGAGCTAGAGGTGCTCGGAATTTCTTGTATCAGTAATATGGCCGCTGGAATTTCTGAGGTTTCTTTAACACATGAAGAGGTTATGGAAACGACGGAGAACATTAAAGCTCAATTTTTATTGTTAGTAAAAGAAATTGTTAGTGAGCTGTAG
- a CDS encoding amidohydrolase family protein produces the protein MKTAYINATFFSLDRDNQVYENGMMITEDHQITYIGKHKAEGTDVDQVVDLKGKWVLPGLVNAHSHILMTLLRGSGDDMLLKPWLETKIWPLEQQYTTEIASVSAQLGILEMLKTGTTTFSDMFNPNGIDSDVVIESIMNTGIRGAFSHTIFSMGTPEEQKSNLVEAERFAKIYKTVADGRFTTMVAPHSPYSCTTDALLESLRIAKENELMIHIHVSETDYEILDIEKRYGARPVEYLRGLGIFNQPTVMAHGVVLNDEERDILKNYDVRVAHNPISNLKLGSGVADIVSLLDKDIKVGIATDSTASNNNLDMFEEMRVAALLQKGMYKDATKLPAEKTLALATRIGAEAIGMGHTGSLEVGKKADFITIYPYDKVHLQPVSEAYSHLVYAAKGSDVCDVYIDGKQVVKEGSCLTIDEEKIIAETNRLKRELIS, from the coding sequence ATGAAAACAGCTTATATTAATGCCACTTTCTTTTCTTTAGATCGTGATAATCAAGTCTATGAAAACGGTATGATGATTACCGAAGATCATCAAATTACCTATATCGGCAAGCATAAGGCTGAAGGAACTGATGTTGACCAAGTTGTTGATTTAAAAGGAAAATGGGTTCTTCCGGGGTTAGTTAATGCACATTCACATATTTTAATGACTCTTTTGCGCGGTAGTGGTGATGATATGCTGCTAAAGCCGTGGTTGGAGACGAAAATATGGCCACTGGAACAGCAATATACAACAGAGATTGCTTCTGTCAGTGCTCAGCTTGGAATTTTAGAAATGTTAAAAACAGGGACGACAACATTCTCAGATATGTTTAACCCGAATGGAATCGATTCTGATGTGGTGATTGAATCCATAATGAATACAGGGATTCGAGGAGCTTTTTCTCATACAATCTTTAGCATGGGCACCCCCGAAGAACAAAAAAGCAATTTAGTAGAAGCCGAGCGTTTTGCTAAAATCTACAAAACTGTCGCAGATGGAAGATTTACAACAATGGTTGCACCGCACAGTCCGTATTCCTGTACAACAGATGCTCTACTAGAAAGCCTTAGAATAGCGAAGGAAAATGAGTTAATGATCCATATTCATGTATCTGAAACAGACTATGAAATTTTGGATATTGAAAAACGTTACGGAGCTCGTCCTGTTGAGTATCTTCGAGGCTTGGGGATATTTAATCAGCCTACTGTAATGGCACATGGAGTGGTTCTTAATGATGAAGAAAGAGACATTCTAAAGAATTACGATGTAAGAGTTGCCCATAATCCTATAAGTAATTTGAAGCTAGGGTCAGGGGTTGCTGATATTGTTAGTCTTCTAGATAAAGATATAAAAGTGGGAATTGCGACTGACAGTACAGCTTCTAATAATAACTTAGATATGTTTGAGGAAATGAGAGTTGCTGCTTTGCTTCAAAAAGGAATGTATAAAGACGCAACGAAGCTACCTGCTGAGAAAACATTAGCTTTAGCAACAAGAATCGGAGCAGAAGCGATTGGAATGGGACATACAGGTTCCTTAGAAGTTGGAAAAAAGGCTGATTTTATTACAATCTATCCTTATGACAAAGTGCATTTACAACCAGTTAGTGAGGCATATTCGCATTTAGTATATGCCGCTAAGGGAAGCGATGTTTGTGATGTATATATTGACGGCAAACAAGTCGTGAAAGAGGGAAGCTGCTTAACGATTGATGAAGAAAAAATAATAGCAGAAACAAATCGTTTGAAAAGAGAACTTATTAGCTAA
- a CDS encoding ROK family transcriptional regulator: protein MIFSLNIGSFEGMKSQNQSTILNLIRLKEPISRAEIAKLTKLTKPTVGALVSELAERNLITEEKSDTAVAGGRKPIMLRINYSAYYVVGVYAAAEVIRVILTTMDGKMVFDYKKDITELPSKEEFIEMIKSSISYVMEETNAEKDLILGIGFAMHGLVDPDNGIAIFSPHLHLEDIHLKEILEKEFSIPVIVENDVRALAIGESWFGQGQEISDFICISVGRGIGSGIVINNEIYKSSFNTAGEIGHTIVNINGPRCQCGNHGCLEAYASEIAILDRAKRKLKDNKDSVMTENELSIPVIFRAAKEGDELAKKILQDSGESLGIATANLINILKPTKIILEGSIFEEGDILLSRVRDMVQKYTIRSSKEEVSIVCSELGKKGMVLGAVALVLREMFKVGGLH from the coding sequence ATGATATTTAGTCTTAACATAGGAAGCTTCGAAGGGATGAAATCGCAAAATCAATCAACTATCCTGAATTTGATTCGATTAAAAGAACCAATTTCAAGAGCGGAAATTGCAAAGTTAACCAAGTTAACTAAACCAACCGTTGGAGCTTTAGTAAGTGAGTTAGCAGAAAGAAATTTAATTACAGAGGAAAAATCGGATACAGCAGTAGCGGGTGGTAGAAAGCCGATCATGTTACGAATCAACTATTCGGCCTACTATGTTGTTGGTGTGTATGCTGCCGCCGAAGTTATCCGCGTCATATTAACAACAATGGACGGAAAAATGGTTTTTGATTATAAAAAAGATATAACAGAGCTTCCTTCCAAAGAAGAGTTTATTGAAATGATAAAGTCTAGTATCTCTTATGTTATGGAAGAAACAAATGCAGAAAAAGACCTGATCCTGGGAATTGGTTTTGCTATGCACGGATTAGTTGACCCTGATAACGGAATCGCTATTTTTTCACCACATTTGCACTTAGAAGATATTCACCTTAAAGAAATTCTAGAGAAGGAATTCTCTATACCCGTGATCGTCGAAAATGATGTAAGAGCGTTAGCTATCGGAGAAAGCTGGTTCGGTCAAGGACAAGAAATCTCAGACTTTATTTGTATCAGTGTTGGTCGAGGAATTGGTTCGGGAATTGTTATTAATAACGAGATTTATAAAAGTTCATTTAATACAGCTGGAGAAATCGGCCACACCATCGTAAATATCAATGGACCGCGCTGTCAATGCGGAAACCACGGATGCTTAGAGGCGTACGCTTCAGAAATTGCTATTCTCGATCGAGCGAAGAGGAAGCTTAAGGACAATAAAGATTCCGTTATGACGGAAAACGAACTTTCAATTCCAGTTATATTCCGCGCAGCCAAAGAAGGCGATGAACTTGCGAAAAAGATCCTTCAAGATTCAGGTGAATCATTGGGAATAGCGACAGCAAACTTGATTAATATTTTGAAACCCACAAAAATTATTTTAGAGGGCAGTATTTTTGAAGAAGGAGATATTCTGCTATCTCGTGTAAGAGATATGGTCCAAAAATACACCATTAGAAGCTCGAAGGAAGAAGTCTCAATTGTTTGTTCAGAGTTAGGTAAAAAAGGAATGGTATTAGGAGCAGTGGCGTTGGTGCTGCGGGAGATGTTTAAGGTTGGCGGGTTGCATTAG
- a CDS encoding glycoside hydrolase family 2 protein, whose product MSIPRNDYPRPQFVRKEWVNLNGKWDFAFDDQNEGLTKKWFDTFPTGQQINVPFAFQTELSGINDQSFHDVVWYQRKLSVPEGWSNKEIILHFGAVDYRAWVYINGNLATFHEGGNTPFSVNITHLLNWGGEETVTVRVEDPSEDVTIPRGKQYWHEKSESIFYTRTSGIWQTVWMEPIEKSSLSSIRWTPEIDRGDIELEFEIDGENVSNLSLSIDIRFNGEKIISDQTNMLEIYNKRSYNIRNRFTDRSNIHGSGWYWSPENPNLFDVTLTLREGEKILDQADSYFGMRKVSIENGIFMLNNKPYYQKLVLDQGYFPGGLLTAPSDDALKKDIELAKEMGFNGARKHQKVEDPRYLYWADKLGFLVWGEMANASEYSEEAARRLATEWFDVIKRDYNHPSIIVWLPLNESWGISRVAHDKQQQAHATSMYWNTKSVDQTRPVLSNDGWEHTISDICGIHNYRNEEELKQAYKDVESAISTTPANRVIYANGFSYNHEPILITEYGGIAYQVDNTEGWGYSSVRNEEDFVLEYKKHTEALMNSPIIQGFCYTQLTDVEQEINGLLTYDRVPKCDLKKIKEINDQK is encoded by the coding sequence ATGTCTATACCGCGTAACGACTATCCAAGACCACAATTTGTACGTAAAGAATGGGTTAATTTAAACGGAAAATGGGACTTTGCTTTTGATGATCAGAACGAGGGTCTCACAAAGAAATGGTTTGATACTTTTCCAACAGGACAACAAATTAACGTGCCTTTTGCTTTTCAAACAGAGCTAAGCGGCATTAACGATCAGAGCTTTCATGATGTAGTTTGGTATCAACGTAAGCTATCAGTTCCTGAAGGTTGGAGTAATAAAGAAATTATTCTTCATTTTGGAGCTGTCGATTATCGTGCGTGGGTTTATATAAATGGCAATCTTGCAACCTTTCATGAAGGTGGGAATACACCGTTTTCCGTTAATATCACGCACTTATTAAATTGGGGTGGAGAAGAAACTGTTACGGTTCGTGTTGAAGATCCTTCAGAGGATGTCACGATTCCTAGAGGAAAACAATATTGGCATGAAAAATCAGAGTCGATTTTCTACACTAGAACTTCAGGAATTTGGCAAACGGTATGGATGGAGCCGATTGAGAAGTCCTCACTAAGCTCGATTCGTTGGACTCCTGAAATTGATCGCGGAGATATTGAGCTTGAATTTGAGATTGATGGAGAAAATGTAAGCAATCTCTCATTATCTATTGATATTCGTTTTAATGGAGAAAAAATCATCTCTGATCAGACGAATATGCTAGAGATTTATAACAAAAGAAGCTATAACATCCGAAATCGTTTTACAGACAGAAGTAATATTCATGGTTCAGGTTGGTATTGGTCACCGGAAAATCCGAATCTGTTTGATGTAACTCTCACTTTAAGAGAAGGGGAAAAGATTTTAGATCAAGCAGACTCGTATTTTGGAATGAGGAAGGTATCCATTGAAAATGGCATTTTCATGCTGAATAACAAACCTTATTATCAAAAACTTGTTCTAGATCAAGGTTATTTTCCTGGAGGGTTATTAACAGCACCTTCTGATGACGCACTGAAAAAAGATATCGAATTGGCGAAGGAAATGGGCTTTAATGGAGCAAGAAAGCACCAAAAAGTTGAGGATCCACGCTATCTTTATTGGGCAGATAAACTTGGTTTCTTAGTGTGGGGAGAAATGGCTAACGCTTCTGAATACAGTGAAGAAGCCGCACGCCGCCTAGCAACAGAATGGTTTGATGTGATTAAAAGAGACTACAATCATCCATCCATCATTGTCTGGCTCCCATTAAATGAAAGCTGGGGAATTTCTCGAGTGGCTCATGATAAACAGCAGCAAGCACATGCCACATCGATGTACTGGAACACAAAGTCTGTTGATCAAACAAGGCCTGTTCTTTCAAATGACGGCTGGGAGCACACAATCTCTGATATTTGTGGAATCCATAATTATAGGAACGAAGAAGAATTGAAGCAGGCCTATAAAGATGTTGAAAGTGCCATCTCAACAACTCCAGCAAACCGTGTGATTTATGCGAATGGTTTTTCCTACAATCATGAACCGATTCTGATTACAGAGTACGGCGGGATTGCCTATCAAGTTGACAATACTGAAGGCTGGGGCTACTCATCTGTTAGAAATGAAGAAGATTTTGTTTTAGAGTATAAGAAACATACAGAGGCACTAATGAATAGCCCGATTATTCAGGGGTTCTGCTACACTCAATTAACAGATGTTGAGCAAGAAATTAATGGCTTGCTAACATATGATCGTGTCCCTAAATGTGATCTGAAAAAAATTAAGGAAATAAATGATCAGAAATAG
- a CDS encoding extracellular solute-binding protein translates to MKKKKWLGIALSTLLTVGALVGCAGGNEDASSSSDGGDSGATKITYWAPFSGADGPRMKTIVENYNESQTDYKVDLQIVPQDEYYKTVDLAFADQKNTPDVMIVHTDQLTNYAEKNLLKDLTDTIADTGVKAEDYSETAWQAGTVDDKQYSIPLDIHPLILYYNKDMFEAAGLDPENPPTNREEFVEAAKKLTDKSKNQYGFVVPTLWPNQFIYPTVFFQNGGELMKDGKPNYNSPEGVEALTFLRDLVAKEKVSPENVQQDGEVTLFLQGKNAMQLNGPWMMEQWDKAGINYGVAPVPQLGTEQQEAFTAGIKWLPQVFTAENYQYIFANDGDTPVLKWMTNSLFVGIAGTLLVLFVDTLAAYGLARLDVPFKKTLISIFIGSLTIPWIITFLPLYMEFRTFGLLDTYAVLILPYSANAFGVFLLYQYFRSFPKELEEAAYLDGANKWQVFLKVVLPSARPVIWTLAIFTFMTIYNDFLWPLVTTSSPEMRTITTGIAVMQQGSFVSSPAKLMALTSIATIPAVLLFIIGQRSFIKGVTQTGIK, encoded by the coding sequence ATGAAAAAGAAAAAATGGTTAGGTATTGCGCTATCTACGCTTTTAACTGTTGGTGCTCTTGTTGGTTGTGCTGGGGGTAATGAAGATGCAAGCAGCAGCTCAGATGGTGGAGATAGTGGAGCAACAAAGATTACATACTGGGCTCCATTTTCAGGAGCAGATGGCCCGCGAATGAAGACAATTGTAGAAAATTATAATGAATCACAAACTGACTATAAAGTAGATTTACAGATTGTTCCACAAGATGAATACTATAAAACTGTTGATCTAGCATTTGCGGATCAAAAGAATACACCTGATGTGATGATTGTTCATACAGATCAGCTTACGAACTATGCAGAGAAAAATCTTTTAAAAGATCTAACAGATACCATTGCGGATACGGGTGTAAAAGCTGAAGACTATTCTGAAACAGCTTGGCAAGCAGGAACTGTTGATGATAAACAATACTCGATTCCACTTGATATTCATCCATTAATTCTTTATTACAACAAAGATATGTTTGAAGCGGCTGGCTTGGATCCTGAAAATCCACCAACAAATCGAGAAGAATTTGTAGAAGCAGCTAAAAAGCTTACAGACAAATCGAAAAATCAATATGGATTTGTTGTTCCAACTCTATGGCCGAATCAGTTTATCTATCCAACTGTTTTCTTCCAAAATGGTGGAGAGTTAATGAAGGATGGTAAACCGAATTACAACAGCCCAGAAGGTGTTGAAGCTTTAACATTCTTAAGAGATTTAGTGGCAAAAGAAAAAGTTTCTCCGGAAAATGTTCAACAAGACGGGGAAGTAACACTGTTTTTACAAGGGAAAAACGCGATGCAGTTAAACGGTCCTTGGATGATGGAGCAATGGGATAAAGCTGGTATCAACTATGGTGTAGCACCAGTGCCTCAATTAGGAACAGAGCAACAAGAAGCCTTTACAGCAGGGATAAAATGGTTGCCACAGGTTTTTACAGCAGAAAATTATCAATACATATTTGCCAATGATGGGGATACACCCGTCTTGAAATGGATGACAAATTCGTTATTCGTTGGTATAGCAGGAACGCTACTCGTGTTATTTGTAGACACACTTGCAGCATATGGACTTGCTCGCTTAGATGTGCCGTTTAAAAAGACGTTAATTAGTATTTTTATAGGTTCATTGACGATTCCTTGGATTATCACGTTTCTCCCGCTTTATATGGAATTTCGAACGTTCGGTCTTCTGGACACGTATGCCGTGTTAATTTTACCTTACTCAGCCAATGCGTTTGGAGTTTTTCTTCTTTATCAATATTTTAGAAGCTTTCCAAAGGAATTAGAGGAAGCTGCTTATCTTGATGGAGCGAACAAATGGCAGGTGTTTTTGAAGGTTGTTCTTCCTTCAGCTCGTCCTGTAATTTGGACTCTAGCAATCTTTACTTTTATGACGATTTACAATGATTTCTTATGGCCATTAGTGACAACAAGCTCTCCAGAGATGAGAACGATCACAACGGGAATAGCCGTTATGCAGCAAGGTAGCTTTGTATCGTCACCTGCAAAATTAATGGCTTTAACTTCGATTGCAACAATACCAGCTGTACTTTTATTTATTATCGGTCAGCGTTCATTCATTAAAGGTGTAACACAAACAGGGATAAAATAG
- a CDS encoding IS3 family transposase (programmed frameshift): MTKRERRTFTEEFKQQIVQLYNSGKPRKEIIQEYDLTPSSLDKWVSQNQTSGSFKEKDNLTPEQKELAELRKRNKQLEMENDILKQAALILGRKLNVIKNNQHKYSISAMCKVLQIPRSTYYYEAKERQAEDDITSDIIEIFHESFQNYGTRKIKKELAKRGKVVSRRRIGRIMKEQGLVSSYTLAQFKPHASGTNESEQKNELDRQFTQDEALSVVVSDLTYVRVNKKWQYICIFVDLFNREIIGYSIGRHKNALLVYRALASIKTDLRKIKLFHTDRGSEFKNKLIDEALATFNIQRSLSMKGCPYDNAVAEATFKIIKTEFVKGRHFDSLEELENELQQYIHWFNHKRIHGTLGYLSPIEFKLGHLKNVV; encoded by the exons ATGACTAAAAGAGAACGCCGAACATTTACTGAGGAATTTAAACAACAGATTGTGCAGCTTTACAACAGCGGCAAACCTAGAAAAGAGATTATTCAAGAATATGATCTTACTCCTTCGTCTTTAGATAAATGGGTGAGTCAGAATCAAACTTCTGGTTCTTTCAAGGAAAAAGACAATTTAACACCGGAACAAAAGGAACTAGCTGAGCTTAGAAAGCGAAATAAGCAATTAGAAATGGAGAATGACATTTTAAAGCAAGCCGCGCTGATACTAGGACGAAAGT TAAATGTGATTAAGAATAACCAGCACAAATACTCGATATCAGCAATGTGCAAGGTCCTACAAATACCTAGAAGTACTTATTATTATGAAGCAAAAGAACGTCAGGCTGAAGACGACATCACTTCAGATATTATTGAGATTTTTCATGAGAGTTTCCAAAATTACGGGACTCGTAAAATCAAAAAGGAACTAGCTAAGCGTGGAAAGGTTGTGTCTAGACGTCGAATCGGACGAATAATGAAAGAACAAGGCCTGGTGTCTTCATATACTCTAGCGCAATTCAAGCCACATGCCAGTGGGACAAACGAATCGGAACAGAAAAATGAGCTTGATCGTCAGTTTACACAAGACGAAGCATTATCAGTCGTAGTAAGTGATTTAACATATGTGAGAGTCAATAAAAAATGGCAATACATATGTATATTTGTTGATCTTTTTAACCGTGAAATTATTGGATATAGTATCGGTCGTCATAAAAATGCTTTATTAGTTTATCGTGCGTTAGCGTCAATCAAAACAGATTTACGTAAGATTAAGCTGTTTCATACAGATCGAGGAAGTGAGTTTAAGAATAAGCTCATTGACGAGGCATTAGCGACTTTTAATATCCAGCGATCGCTAAGCATGAAAGGATGCCCATATGATAATGCAGTAGCAGAAGCTACATTTAAAATCATTAAAACTGAGTTTGTCAAGGGACGTCATTTTGATAGTCTTGAAGAATTAGAGAACGAACTACAACAGTATATCCATTGGTTTAATCACAAACGAATCCATGGAACATTAGGCTATCTTAGCCCAATTGAATTTAAACTTGGACACCTTAAAAATGTTGTCTAG
- a CDS encoding phospholipase D family protein, with translation MSKKRKMIIIGIIIIILTSIMIYHRVKPLPPGISYQGTAHTMPQQDVEFLYDLTYQKDGEEVHDHSIFTEVFKAIEEAEHFLILDLFLVNGYTDNKRSYPKHSEKLMRSIEKQKKKYPDLKVVFITDEINTTYGSHKAQQIDPLKNSGVEVVYTDLDKLRDPNLIYSGIWRATFKWFGQAGYGWLPNPMESSAPNVTARSYLKLLNVKANHRKVVISEDAGLVLSANPHDASGFHSNIAFKVKGEILKDMVKAEKAIAEFSNGNLKSFPTEAELDKVIQPSTSNEELSVTAQILTEGKVQDHVVQAIQKAKKENEIWIGMFYLADRDIITSIEDAAERGVKINIVLDPNQNAFGQEKIGLPNLPIAAELQNFDYENIKIRWYATNKEQYHTKLIYIKSQQESIVIGGSTNYTSRNLDDYNLEESMKIVAPTNSELIKEVDDYFNRIWNNKDGTYTVEYEKYQNRLSVFKYMMYIVQKVFQMTTY, from the coding sequence ATGAGCAAAAAGAGAAAGATGATCATAATTGGCATTATCATTATAATACTAACATCCATCATGATTTATCACAGAGTTAAACCCCTTCCACCCGGCATTTCTTATCAAGGTACAGCACATACAATGCCCCAACAAGATGTGGAGTTTTTATACGACCTCACCTATCAAAAAGATGGAGAAGAAGTGCATGATCACTCCATTTTTACCGAAGTATTTAAAGCAATTGAAGAAGCCGAACATTTTCTAATTCTTGATCTTTTCCTTGTGAATGGCTACACGGATAACAAACGATCATACCCAAAGCATAGTGAAAAATTAATGAGATCTATCGAAAAACAAAAAAAGAAGTACCCTGACCTAAAGGTCGTTTTTATTACCGATGAAATTAATACAACATATGGCTCACATAAAGCACAGCAAATTGATCCACTGAAGAACAGTGGGGTAGAAGTAGTATATACAGATTTAGATAAACTGCGTGACCCTAATCTAATCTATTCTGGTATTTGGAGAGCAACATTTAAGTGGTTTGGACAAGCTGGATATGGCTGGCTTCCAAATCCAATGGAGAGCTCAGCACCAAATGTAACTGCTCGTTCTTATTTGAAATTATTGAATGTAAAAGCAAATCATCGGAAAGTGGTGATCTCAGAGGATGCTGGGCTCGTCCTATCTGCCAATCCGCATGATGCTAGTGGATTTCATTCGAATATTGCCTTTAAGGTAAAAGGGGAAATTCTGAAGGATATGGTAAAAGCAGAAAAAGCAATCGCTGAATTTTCAAATGGAAATCTTAAGTCATTTCCTACAGAGGCAGAATTAGATAAGGTTATTCAACCTTCCACTTCAAATGAAGAGTTATCAGTGACGGCTCAGATTCTTACAGAGGGCAAGGTCCAGGATCATGTCGTTCAAGCCATTCAAAAGGCAAAAAAGGAAAATGAAATTTGGATCGGCATGTTTTATTTGGCAGATCGAGATATCATAACAAGCATTGAAGATGCAGCAGAACGAGGAGTAAAAATAAACATCGTTTTAGATCCTAACCAAAATGCCTTTGGACAAGAAAAAATCGGTTTGCCGAATCTACCCATCGCTGCAGAGTTACAGAATTTTGACTATGAAAATATTAAAATTAGATGGTATGCCACCAATAAAGAGCAATATCACACAAAGCTCATCTACATAAAGAGTCAACAAGAATCAATTGTTATAGGAGGCTCGACCAATTATACCTCTCGAAATCTTGATGACTATAACTTAGAAGAAAGTATGAAAATCGTAGCACCAACAAACAGTGAATTGATAAAAGAAGTTGATGATTACTTCAATCGAATATGGAACAATAAAGACGGCACTTACACGGTGGAGTATGAAAAATACCAGAATCGCTTATCTGTATTTAAATACATGATGTATATCGTGCAAAAGGTTTTTCAAATGACAACTTATTAG